Proteins encoded within one genomic window of Leptolyngbya sp. 'hensonii':
- a CDS encoding DUF1902 domain-containing protein, with translation MESSVYQVDAFWDEEVAVWVATSDDVPGLATEADTIEALSQKLRDMVPELLLSNHLISADYTGAIAVQLTSHRQELIEVAS, from the coding sequence ATGGAATCGTCAGTTTATCAAGTGGATGCTTTTTGGGATGAGGAGGTAGCCGTCTGGGTTGCCACTAGTGATGACGTGCCAGGGTTGGCAACCGAGGCCGACACCATTGAGGCACTGAGTCAAAAACTGCGGGATATGGTTCCTGAATTACTGTTAAGCAACCATCTCATCTCTGCTGATTATACAGGAGCGATCGCAGTTCAACTAACTAGCCATCGTCAGGAGTTGATTGAGGTCGCTTCGTAG
- a CDS encoding type II toxin-antitoxin system HicA family toxin, whose protein sequence is MATSLTPALKKLLLEADCVFERQGKGDHEIWYSPISDQRFVVDGSIKSRHTANAVLKQAGLPKAF, encoded by the coding sequence ATGGCTACATCTCTCACTCCTGCTCTCAAGAAGCTGCTTTTGGAGGCTGATTGTGTCTTTGAACGGCAAGGCAAGGGAGATCATGAAATCTGGTACAGCCCAATTAGCGATCAGCGATTTGTTGTAGATGGTTCAATCAAATCTCGTCACACCGCAAACGCTGTTCTCAAACAGGCAGGATTGCCAAAAGCTTTTTAA
- a CDS encoding DUF5615 family PIN-like protein yields MVTKDSDFVDSFLTVQQPYKLLLVTTGNIKNTDLEILFTTNLPLIVDLLSQHNYIELIRDSVIVHQ; encoded by the coding sequence ATTGTCACCAAAGACTCAGATTTTGTTGATTCCTTCCTGACGGTACAGCAACCCTATAAACTTCTACTGGTCACAACAGGAAACATCAAAAACACAGACTTAGAAATTCTCTTCACTACAAATCTACCTTTGATCGTTGATTTGCTGTCTCAACACAATTACATCGAATTAATCAGAGATTCTGTGATTGTGCATCAATAG
- a CDS encoding DUF433 domain-containing protein: MENNLLQRITHNPEICHGKPCIRGLRYPVEFILELLSSGMTNEEILADYEDLESDDILAVLLFAARLSQVKTIHKLAS; the protein is encoded by the coding sequence ATGGAAAACAACCTATTACAACGTATCACCCATAATCCAGAGATATGTCATGGTAAGCCTTGCATTCGCGGGTTGCGCTATCCCGTTGAGTTTATCCTTGAACTGCTGAGTTCCGGCATGACAAACGAAGAGATTCTTGCTGACTACGAAGATCTCGAATCGGACGATATTCTTGCCGTTCTGCTGTTTGCTGCTCGTCTTAGCCAGGTCAAGACCATTCACAAGCTGGCGTCATGA